A single window of Sebastes umbrosus isolate fSebUmb1 chromosome 16, fSebUmb1.pri, whole genome shotgun sequence DNA harbors:
- the LOC119504249 gene encoding scavenger receptor cysteine-rich type 1 protein M160-like, with protein MDHLLVLLLLLLWSSGLQAEENHNSTESDDVRLVGGDSRCAGTLEVKHRGDWRPVSGYDYGWTLKEAAAVCRELDCGSAVSVEHREESSWRSVWWISSDCVHSGSALRECATSDYSNSILDLTCSGKPISDIISDIIYDSNVPTMTHTCSS; from the exons GACTCCAGGCTGAAGAAAATCACAACTCAACAG agtctgatgatgtcaggttggtgggaggagacagtcgctgtgcaggaacactggaggtgaaacatcggggagactggagaccagtgaGTGGCTATGACTATGGCTGGACCCTGAAGgaagcagctgctgtctgcagagagttggactgtggctctgctgtttctgtagaacACAGAGAGGAGTCCTCATGGAGATCTGTGTGGtggatcagctctgactgtgtTCATTCtggatctgctctgagggagtgtgcaaCATCAGATTACTCTAACTCTATCCTggatctcacctgctcaggtaagcccatcagtgacatcatcagtgacatcatctatgacagtaatgtacccacaatgacacacacatgcagcagctAG